A genomic segment from Leptolyngbya boryana PCC 6306 encodes:
- the pyk gene encoding pyruvate kinase, which yields MPLPSSHRRTKIVATIGPATSSPEVLRDLIEAGATTLRLNFSHGTHDDHLRSIRLIRQISFELNQPVGILQDLQGPKIRLGRFENGPITLKKGDPFILTSRTVPGTQEISSVTYDQLSEEVPEGATILLDDGRVEMKVEKVDQADRSLHCRVVVGGPLSNNKGVNFPGVYLSIKALTDKDRKDLVFGLDQGVDWVALSFVRNPQDVLEIKELIASAGKSVPVIVKIEKHEAIEQMEAILSISDGVMVARGDLGVELPAEDVPILQKRLIKTANRLGIPVITATQMLDSMVSSPRPTRAEISDVANAILDGTDAVMLSNETAVGKYPIEAVSQMATIAIRIEQEHSQKLLENTGRSIPNAISQAVGNIAMQLDAAAIMSLTKTGATARNVSKFRPRTPILAITPHVDVARQMQLVWGVKPLLVLDLPSTGQTFQAALNVAQEKGMVSEGDLVVLTAGTLQGVAGSTDLIKVEVVTAVRGKGVGIGQGSVSGRARLASTIREIHQFHSGEILVAPSTTAEHIDAIRKAAGIVTEDSSLTSHAAVIGLRLGIPVLVGVKNATGVIRDGEIVTLDMQRGLVYSGSSGATQTDAALSV from the coding sequence ATGCCGCTGCCATCTTCCCACCGTCGAACTAAAATTGTCGCTACGATCGGTCCTGCAACCAGTAGTCCCGAAGTCTTGCGCGACCTCATTGAAGCGGGTGCAACAACACTCCGCCTCAACTTTTCCCACGGAACGCACGATGACCATCTCCGAAGCATTCGCTTAATTCGGCAGATTTCCTTTGAATTGAATCAGCCCGTCGGGATTTTACAGGACTTACAAGGACCAAAGATTCGACTTGGGCGCTTCGAGAATGGTCCAATTACGCTGAAAAAAGGCGATCCCTTCATCCTCACCAGTCGCACCGTTCCCGGAACTCAAGAGATTAGCTCAGTCACTTATGATCAGCTCTCCGAAGAAGTTCCTGAAGGCGCAACGATTCTGCTTGATGATGGCAGAGTCGAAATGAAGGTAGAAAAAGTCGATCAAGCTGATCGATCGCTGCATTGTCGAGTCGTTGTCGGTGGTCCGCTTTCTAACAACAAAGGGGTGAATTTCCCTGGCGTTTACCTCTCGATCAAAGCTTTAACCGATAAAGACCGCAAAGATTTGGTCTTTGGCTTGGATCAAGGTGTGGATTGGGTGGCATTGAGCTTTGTGCGCAATCCTCAAGATGTTTTGGAGATCAAAGAACTGATCGCCAGTGCAGGTAAGTCTGTTCCAGTAATTGTGAAGATCGAAAAGCACGAAGCGATCGAGCAAATGGAAGCGATTCTCTCGATCTCAGATGGAGTCATGGTCGCGCGGGGCGATTTGGGCGTTGAACTTCCGGCTGAAGATGTGCCGATTTTGCAAAAGCGGTTGATCAAAACGGCGAATCGTTTAGGGATTCCGGTGATTACTGCGACTCAAATGCTTGACAGTATGGTGAGCAGTCCTCGCCCGACTCGTGCAGAAATTTCGGACGTGGCGAATGCGATTTTAGACGGCACAGATGCAGTGATGTTGTCGAATGAAACCGCTGTTGGGAAATACCCGATCGAAGCAGTTTCGCAAATGGCAACGATCGCAATTCGGATCGAGCAAGAGCATTCTCAAAAACTGTTGGAAAATACAGGTCGATCGATTCCGAATGCGATCAGTCAAGCGGTCGGTAATATTGCGATGCAGCTAGATGCAGCCGCAATTATGTCCCTGACGAAGACCGGAGCGACAGCGCGGAACGTGTCAAAATTCCGTCCGAGAACTCCGATTTTGGCAATTACGCCGCACGTAGATGTAGCACGGCAGATGCAACTTGTTTGGGGCGTAAAACCTTTACTCGTTCTAGATTTGCCTTCTACAGGTCAGACCTTCCAAGCGGCATTGAACGTGGCACAAGAAAAAGGCATGGTGTCTGAAGGAGATCTAGTCGTTCTCACGGCTGGAACACTTCAGGGGGTCGCGGGTTCGACTGATTTAATCAAAGTTGAAGTCGTCACAGCAGTCCGTGGCAAAGGTGTAGGAATCGGACAGGGATCAGTCAGTGGTCGCGCCCGGTTAGCTTCCACCATTCGGGAAATCCACCAATTTCATTCGGGTGAGATTTTAGTTGCACCGAGTACAACGGCAGAGCATATTGATGCGATTCGCAAAGCGGCAGGGATTGTCACAGAAGATAGTAGCCTCACGAGCCATGCAGCGGTGATTGGCTTGCGGTTAGGCATTCCTGTGTTAGTGGGTGTGAAAAATGCAACCGGGGTCATCCGCGATGGTGAAATTGTGACGTTG